The following are encoded together in the Triticum dicoccoides isolate Atlit2015 ecotype Zavitan chromosome 6B, WEW_v2.0, whole genome shotgun sequence genome:
- the LOC119321617 gene encoding putative disease resistance RPP13-like protein 1, with protein MEAVQDTTSLQLQAAIRWLLHTILPSLSKLDGWIRQAGLAGEVEGLRDEIDQVDGVVSAVNDRSEIRNRSMARSLAAVKELLYAADDAVDELHCYRLQHQLHGGPWHWHPPNQIDRPSNQLPNSSSTRNATADDSSRRKRRRGNDSTDVTAANTGPWNKEQISKKIQDITGQLQYIRGNVRRVLKMLGPRSHAGPNRCRGTTTSNTHRRTSSLIQGKVYGRSQERSHIIELIKERKSDAGVTVLPIVGVAGVGKTTLAQLVYNDSDLESQFDLRIWIWVSSSFDETRVTREMLDFVSLGAHKGKCRFPKLPEVLKEHVKSKRVLLILDDIWDDISDCQWNNLLAPFKPNNAKGSMVLVTTRIPSVAKKRGTTGPINLDGLENGDFWQMFKACAFGDENYEEQVSLGELGRQIAKRLQGNPLAAETAGTLLREHLTIDHWNNILKNQDWKSLQLCKISCIYSEIQPSSVGEGKAHCRALWWSRATWEGQAFGSGSD; from the exons ATGGAGGCGGTACAAGACACCACTTCCCTGCAGCTGCAGGCCGCGATTCGATGGCTGCTGCACACCATCCTTCCCAGCCTCAGCAAGCTGGACGGGTGGATTCGCCAAGCAGGGCTCGCCGGCGAGGTGGAGGGGCTCAGGGACGAGATCGACCAAGTCGACGGGGTCGTCTCCGCCGTGAACGACAGGTCTGAGATCCGAAACAGGTCCATGGCCAGATCCCTCGCAGCCGTCAAGGAGCTGCTCTACGCCGCAGACGACGCGGTCGACGAGCTCCACTGCTACAGGCTTCAGCACCAGCTCCACGGAG GCCCATGGCATTGGCACCCTCCCAACCAAATTGACAGACCAAGTAACCAGCtgccaaattcttcaag CACCAGAAATGCAACTGCTGATGATTCATCCagaagaaaaaggagaaggggCAATGATTCAACAGATGTCACCGCAGCCAACACAGGCCCTTGGAACAAGGAACAAATTTCGAAAAAGATACAGGACATAACTGGTCAGTTGCAATATATCCGAGGGAACGTGCGACGGGTTCTCAAGATGCTTGGGCCAAGGTCTCATGCAGGTCCAAATCGCTGCCGGGGTACAACCACCTCAAACACACACCGAAGGACATCAAGTCTTATTCAAGGGAAAGTGTATGGGAGATCTCAAGAAAGGAGTCACATCATAGAGTTGATAAAAGAACGGAAAtcagatgctggtgtgactgttctGCCAATTGTAGGCGTTGCAGGAGTTGGGAAGACGACTCTGGCTCAACTTGTATACAATGATTCAGATTTGGAGAGTCAATTTGACCTCCGGATATGGATCTGGGTCTCTAGCAGCTTTGATGAAACCAGAGTCACAAGAGAGATGTTAGATTTTGTATCCCTGGGAGCACATAAAGGGAAATGCAGGTTTCCCAAGCTTCCGGAAGTCTTGAAGGAACATGTTAAATCAAAGAGGGTTCTGCTTATTTTGGATGATATTTGGGATGACATCAGTGATTGCCAATGGAACAATCTATTAGCACCTTTCAAGCCTAACAATGCAAAGGGCAGCATGGTACTCGTGACAACTAGAATACCGTCTGTTGCCAAAAAGAGAGGTACAACTGGACCGATTAACTTAGATGGTTTGGAAAATGGTGATTTCTGGCAAATGTTCAAAGCGTGTGCATTTGGTGATGAGAACTATGAAGAGCAAGTTAGTTTGGGCGAGCTTGGACGGCAGATAGCAAAAAGATTACAGGGAAACCCATTAGCTGCAGAAACTGCAGGGACACTGTTAAGAGAGCATCTTACCATTGATCACTGGAATAATATTCTGAAGAACCAAGATTGGAAATCCCTGCAACTCTGTAAAATTTCTTGCATTTACAGCG AAATACAACCTTCTTCAGTAGGAGAAGGAAAAGCACATTGCAGGGCTTTGTGGTGGTCCAGAGCCACATGGGAAGGCCAGGCGTTCGGATCAGGTTCGGATTAA